The Aliiroseovarius sediminilitoris region CTGCTGACCAAAGTGACCATCGGTTGCGGCCCTGCGATTTACAATGCCGATGCGTCTACCGTTGCGGCTGGACAGGACAGCGAGCTTGAGACCGTGAAAGACAATTTCCTGGTCAAGAAGCTGGGTCTTGCCGATGGCCCGCAACTGATGGAAGCAATCAATGCCGTCATCGACACCTATGGTCGTAGCGAGCGTAACAAGTATCGGGCCGTTGTGTATTACATGCTGGTCAAGCACTTCGGCAAGGAATCCGTCTACGGCTAAGCTGTTTGCGACGTGATGCAAGGGCGCTGCCATTTCGGCGGCGCCTTTTTTAGTGATGCATTAAGATATTGATTTTGAATAGTATTGTAAGCAAAGCAAGCTTGCCTCGCGGCGCGCTGGCCGCTACTGTCAAATCGAAGGCTAGGATGGCCGGACCCGAATTTCAAAGACGCTTGTGGTGCTGGGGAGCACGTGGGGTGGAAAGGAGGGGCCGAGACGTCAGCCCCTCCTTTCTCTTTTTTCAGAACACTAGAACAGGACAAGCACCAGCCCGATCACCGCGCAACCGCCCGCGGCATAACCGCCGTCGATCCAGATCAGGCTTTTGTTGCGATCGCCGAACATCACATTGTTCACGATCCAGGGTGCCACCACGAACAGGCCCAGCCCAAGTCCCGTGGTCAAGCCTTCGCCAACTGTATCAATTCCAGCCATGACAAAGATGTGCCGCATCATTCCAGCGACCACGAGCGCGCTGACGAACGCGACGATGAAAGGCAAGGGTGACTTGTCGACGGGCTTCCCGTTTTCATCGACTGCGATACCAGTCGCTTTCACCCATTGCTTGGCAAGTGCCATATACCAAACCGCGCCAAACGCGTAGCCCGCGATGGCCGAGATTAAGACCTGCAACATGAACAATCCTCCTGTGCGCGCTTTAACGCTTACAGTATGGACCCAAACCTAGGGGTTGTCGCCGGAAAGCTCTAAAACGATATCCCATTCTTCCTTCGTCACGGGCTGAACTGACAGCCGGGTGTTGTTGACCAGCACCATATCTGCAAGACGCGGATCGTCCTTGCACATGGCCAGCGTCACCGGGTTTTTCAGCGGTCGCACGGCCTTGATGTCCACGCACTCCCAGCGGTCATCGTCGGTGGTGCTGTCGGGATGGCTTTCAGCAATCACCTCGACAATGCCAACGATCTCTTTCTCTTTTTGTGAATGATAGAAGAAGCCCAGATCGCCGACTTTCATATCGCGCATATGGTTACGGGCCTGATAGTTGCGCACACCGTCCCATTCTTCGCCGGCGTCACCCCTTGCGACCTGCTGGTCCCAGCTCCAGGTCGAGACTTCGGATTTGAAAAGCCAATATGACATCAGCCCACCACCTTGTTCCACTGTTCAATTCGGACGTTCGAGAACAGGCCCGCCTTGGCATAGGGGTCGCCGTCGGCCCAGGCTTGCGCCGCGTCACGGTCTGCAACGTCAAGGATCACGAGCGATCCGCACATCGCCCCGTCTGCGTTCAGAAATGGCCCGGCCTGGGCCACGACGCCGGTGTCCTTGATATAGGCCAGATGGGCATCGCGGTTGGCTTTGCGAATGTCGATTGCACCGGGCTTGTCGGTGCAGATAAGAGCGGTGAGCATATCATTCCTCCTTCAGGGGCCGTGTCAGCAACATGTCTGCGGCTTCGTTTACGGTCAGGTGATTTTCCAGGACGGCCACGACCATGTCGGCGATGGGCATATCCAGCCCGATCTTTTTGGCAAGGTTAGAGACTGCTTTTGCCGTCGCCTTGCCCTCGATCGTCGTGCCTTCGGGTAACGGCTCGCCCCGGCCAAGCGCAAGACCGAAGGCATAGTTGCGCGACTTGTCGGACGAGCAGGTCAAAGCCAGATCTCCAAAGCCGGACAGGCCGGACAGGGTTTCGGGGCGCGCGCCGCGCGACAGGGCAAACCGCTGCATTTCGGCAAAGCCACGGGTCATCAGGGCGGCGTGGGCACTTTCGCCAAGCCCTGCGCCGATTGTCATTCCACAGGCGATGGCGACCACGTTCTTCAGCGCACCACCGATTTCAACACCGACAAGATCGGCGCTGCGATAAGGGCGGATGTTCGGCGTCGACAATGCGGTTTGCAGCGCATGGCCATCGTCAACCGCCAGCGTCAGCGCCGTGGGAAGGCCCGCTGCGATGTCCACAGCGAAGCTTGGCCCCGACAATATAGCGGGTGTTGCGGCAGGACAGGCTCGGCGGATGATTTCGGCCGGGCCAAGGCCGGTGGTCAGATCAATGCCTTTGCAGCACGCGACAAGGGTTTTGCCGTCCAGAAACTTTGTGTGCTGGGTCAGAAAGCGGGCAAGAGATTGCATCGGGACGGTCAGCAAAAGGATGCTGGATTGCGCTGCGTCCGACAGGTCGCCGGTCACGGCCAGCGTTTCGGGAAAGGTGAAGCCCGGCAGGCGTCGCGTGTTCTCGCGCGCCACGTCCATATCTGCCAGATCGCGCGCCCAGAGCGTAACGGGTCGCCCCGTGCGCGCCAAAGAGATCGCCAAGGCTGTGCCGAAAGCACCTGCGCCCAAGACCGAAACCGTCATGCTTTCGCCCCCTTCTTTCCTGATCCAAGCATGGCGGGGGCATGTTGGTCCAGTGGCCATCTTGGACGGGCCTGCAAGGTCATGTCGTCGCGCTGACCGGCCCGGAAACGCTCGATCCCCGCCCAAGCGATCATTGCGGCATTATCTGTGCACAGCGCAAGTGGTGGGGCCAAGAATGTGACTTTCTCACGTTCGCAAACAGTCTCTAACGCAGCGCGAATTGTCATATTGGCGGCAACACCTCCGGCCACGGCCAGCGTTGGGGTGGCCGGTGCCAAAGTCAGGTATTCGGCCAAGGCTCGGCGTGATTTTTCGGCCAGAACATCGGCCACGGCGGCCTGGAACCCGGCACAAAGATCGACACGGTCGGCACGGCGCAACCCGCCATGTTCGGCGACCAGTCGGTCGCGTTCGCGCAGCAGGGCCGTTTTCAAGCCCGAAAAGCTCATGTCGCAACCGGGGCGATCCAGAAGGGGACGTGGGAAATTGAACCGTTTGGGGTCGCCCTTGCGCGCTTCGGCTTCGACCGCGGGACCGCCGGGTTGCAGCAAACCCAAGAGCTTCGCTGTTTTGTCGAACGCTTCGCCGGGGGCGTCGTCGATGGTGCCGCCGAGCCTGCTAAACTCATCCGGTCCTTTGGCGATCAGGAACTGACAATGCCCGCCGGACACCAGCAACATCAGATAGGGGAACGCCGTCTGATCCGTCAGGCGGGGGGTCAGCGCGTGCCCTGCCAGATGGTTCACGCCAATCAGTGGCAGACCGGATCCAGCCGCCAGACCCTTGGCGCACATGACCCCCGCCACGACCCCGCCGATCAAACCGGGTCCGGCTGTGACGGCGATCCCGTCAAGCTCGCCAAGGCGCAAACCGGCCCGTAACAGAGCCTCTTCCACGCAAATATCCAGTTTTTCAGCATGGGCGCGGGCGGCAATTTCCGGCACCACCCCACCGAAATCAGCGTGCAACCCGGTCTGCCCAGCCACGATGGACGACAAAATCTCGGGCATTTGGTCGGCGGTATGGCGCACCACCGCCGCCGCCGTGTCATCGCAGGAGCTTTCCAGCCCCAAAAGGGTTATCGTGTCTGTCATCGCGTTCTGGTCCAAGCGGGATTGGTTGCGGTGTGGCCTCTGGTCGGGGTAACACCACAGGGCAAATCAGACAATCCCGGCAGGCTTATCATGTCCACCCAAAAGACGCTGGTTCTGACCCGACCAGAGCAGAACGCCAACCAGTTGGTCACTCAGATCAAGGAGTCCTTGGGTCGAGATGTGCCAGTTGTCCGCTCACCGATTATGAAAATTTCTCCGACGGGGTTTTGGCCGGACCTGACGGGCGTTGATCTGGTGATCGCGACGTCTGCACACGCCATTCATGGCCCGCTAGATGGCAAACCGGTTTTTTGTGTCGGCGTGCGCACCGCAGATGCGGCGACACTAGCGGGCGGAGATGTGCGCCACTGTGCGTTGGATGCGGCGTCACTGCTTGTGTGGATGGAAACTCAGCCCGATCCGGGCACGGTGATCTATTTGCGCGGGTCGCATGTGGCGACCGACATTCCAGCGGCACTGACAAAACTGAATATCGCAGCGCGCGCCGCTTGGACCTATCGGCAGGATGACCTGCCGCTGACCGACGCCGCCCGCAAACTGTTGGAAGGAACGAGACCCGCGATCCTTCCCCTTTATTCGCCCCGCTCAGCGCGATTGGTTGGGCAGGCGCTTGCAAAGATCGGAGAGAGCCTTCATGTCATTGCGATCAGTGACGCAGTTGCCGATGTTTGGCGCACCGAGACAGGGGGATCGTGTGATGTGGTCGCCGAACCCACCGGCGCGGCAATGGCAGATCGGATAATCGCGACCCTGCGACACTGACCTTGCTTGAGCCAACGGGGGTGGCAAGCTAAGCTGAAACCACAGACGCACCGTGATTTTCTTTAAGAGATTCGAGAGGTTCCGAAATTGGCCAAATCCCGCAAACCAGCCAAGGACACGCCAGAAATGGTCGAGGACGCCGTTGTCGTTGACGAACCCAAAACAGATGAACCGGAAACAGTGAACAAGGTGACTGAACCCGATGCGCCGGATCAGGCACCCGACGAGCAGGAGAAATCGGAAGGTGGTGGGCGTGATGCAGATGCAGAGGATGCAACCACGGATACAGATACGCCAGATCAGATTGCCAAGGATACGCCATCCGCTCAGGCTGCCCCCACCGCAGCCCCCGGTGGATCGACGTTTTTACCACTTCTATTGGGCGGAGCCGTTGCGGCGGCGCTGGGCTTCGGCGCGGCGCGCTATCCCGATCAATGGCCCTTTGCCAGCCAACCCGATGTGGACCCGATAGAGATTAAACTGACCGATCTGGGTGATCGTGTGTCTGGTATCGAGGAAGTGACGGCAGCGCAATCGGCCACGCTGACGGATTTGCAGGACGCCACCGGGCTGGATCAGTTGCGCGGTGAAATGACGGGTCAACTGAACCAGCTGCGCGTTCAATACGAGTCAATGTCGGAAAAGCTGACCGAACTGGAAAACCGGATCGTTACGGTCGAGAAACTGCCGCAGGGGTCCGGCATGGAAGCGGCCGCCGCCGCGGCTGCCGCCTATGAGCGCGAATTGCAGCAAATGCGTCAGATGCTGGACGCGGAACTTGAGCGTATTGGAAACGCTCAGGATCAGGCGCAGACGCTTGAGGTCAGCGCCGCCGAGGCAGCCAAAGCCGCTGCGGCACGGGCTGCGATGTCTCGTGTATTGGCGGCGCTGGAAAGCGGACAGCCCTATGGTGATGCGCTGTTTGATCTGACCGAGAATGCGGGTCTTGACGCACCGGACGCGCTGTCGGCATATGCGGAAACGGGCATCGTGACGCTGGCAACACTGCAAGCGCGGTTCCCGGAGGCGGCGCGCGATGCACTGGATGCGTCTATCCGGGCGGCGGTTGCAGATGGCCAGATGGATCGTGTGACGGCATTTTTCCGCACCCAGCTTGGTGCCCGGTCGCTTGAGCCGCAAGAGGGCGATGATCCCGATGCGATCCTGTCACGGGCCGAAGCCGCGCTGAAGGATGGCCGGATCGCGGCTGCATTAACCGAGCTTGAAGCTTTGCCCGACGCTGGCAAACCCGCGCTTGATGCTTGGATCGAACAGGCCGCCGCCCGCAAGGATGCGCTTGAGGCTGCCCAGGCCTTGGCCCAGCAAGTGAACAGTAATTAAGGACGCACCGATGCTTTGGTCTCTTTTCAAGATTATCCTTTTCGTGACTGCCATCGCTCTGCTGACGCTGGGTGCCGGGTTCCTGATGGAAACCGAGGGTGGCATTCGCATTGCCATTGGGGCGACCGAGTATAATCTGGAGCCTTTACAGGCGGTTATCGCTGCTGTGGTTCTGGTGGTGGCGATCTGGCTTGCGATCATTGTGCTTGGTCTGATCGTGGCTTTCATCCGGTTCGTGAATGGTGATGAAACCGCAATTTCACGCTATTTCGACCGGTCGCGAGAGCGCAAGGGATACGAGGCGTTGGCCGAGGGCATGATCGCGCTGGCCTCCGGTGAAGGCAGCACCGCTATGTCCAAGGCCAGTCGGGCCGAGAAATATCTGCACCGCCCCGAATTGACAAACCTTCTGACCGCGCAGGCCGCGGAAATGACCGGTGACAAGCGGAAGGCGGACGAGGTGTATCGCCGCTTGCTGAAAGATGAACGAACCCAGTTTGTCGGCGTGCGCGGCATCATGAAGCAAAAACTGGCCGAAGGGGATACCGAGACGGCGATGAAACTGGCGCAAAAGGCGTTTGCCCTAAAGCCGCGTCACACGGAAACGCAGGACGTGTTGCTGGGCCTGCAAGCCCGCCACAATGATTGGTCGGGTGCGCGCAAGACTTTAGGGGCCAAGCTGAAATATGGCGACCTGCCGCGTGATGTGCATAAGCGTCGCGATGCGGTTCTCGCGCTGTCCGAAGCCAAAGGCGTTCTGAACGAAGGCAACGACATCAAGGCGCGTGAGGCTGCAATTGAAGCCAATCGCCTGTCGCCCGATCTGGTGCCCGCCGCCGTGATGGCCGCCCGCACCTATATCGAACAGGGCAAACCACGCTATGCCAGCCGCGTTCTGGTCAAGGCGTGGAGCGCCCAGCCGCACCCAGACATCGCCGCCGCCTTCGCCGAGATTGTGCCGGATGAGACACCCGCCGATCGGCTGGTGCGGTTTCGTGCGCTGACCAAGCATCGCGACGGCGATCCCGAAACGCGGATGCTTCTGACCGAGTTGAACATCGCCGCCGAGGATTATGCCGAAGCCCGCAAAGCGCTGGGCGATTTACCCGATGCCTTGCCCAGCCAGCGTGCCCTGACGCTGCTAGCCGCAATCGAGCGCGGCGAAGGCGCAGATGATCAAACCGTCCGCGCTTTGCTGGCGCGTGCCGTGACGGCCCCGCGCGGCCCGCAATGGGTGTGCGAGAACTGCAACCATGTCCACGCCGCCTGGACCCCGATCTGTGATGGGTGTCAGGGCTTCGACACGTTGGCATGGAAGCCTGCGCCCGAAACCGATCACGCAATGCAAGGGGGGGCTGAGATGCTGCCGATGATTGTCGGCGCAGCGGACGCGGGTGATGACACAGCCGAACTTCTCGACCCCGATGACGGGCAAGAGGACGACGTGCTGGAGGCCGAACTGCTGGATGCGGACGCCACGCCGGATGGTGACGCGTCGAAAACCTAGCGACACGCGAGGACGGACAGGCAGCCTTGGCAATTCGATCTGCGACGATCCATCACCATTGCATGAAATTCGCTTGCACAGCGCCCAACCCGCGTCTAAAACCCCGATCGCTGCTGTGTTGTTCCGGGCCGGCAGTCATCTGTGGGCCGCTGTAGCTCAGCTGGTAGAGCACGTCATTCGTAATGATGGGGTCGGGGGTTCGAGTCCCTTCAGCGGCACCATTCTTCTCTTAGAAACAAGCATTTAGTCAAAAACAAATATGACAAACTTCCGGTTACAAGGAGCTATGTCGCCTATCGACCAACATCGGCAGCAGCCTGACGAACCCAAGAAGAAAAATTGGTGGAGCCAAGCTGCTCCTTGTAGCAATAGCGGCCCGCGTAACGAGAAAGCCTTATTACGTTCGTGTCGTGCGGTTTGATCCAAGTTGCCGGAAGCGTGACAGGCTGGGTGTAGTCATCGTACTTGACCCATTTTCCATTCTTGAATTCGGCCAAGCGGATGCTGTCGCCAGCCTTGTAAACTGCCATGTAGTCTAATGGGTTCGGCCCTTCATTCGACACGTACCCCTGTTGATTGCCCATGCGATGTATCCCAACAGCCAAAAGACCGTTACCTTTGACCACCGAGCGCGCAATCTCATAACGCACCCAACGACGCTCAAATGTGTTCGATCCTACGAGCACACAGGTTACAGAAGTATTCTTGATGCCTTCTCGGATAAGGTTTTTCAGAGAGTCTGGTCCGGTCCGCTTCGATCTCTCCCAAATACTACCGTCATAAAAACCCTCAGCCTCGCGTGAATATTCGTGATTGTAGCGCCAAGATTGACGAACTTGGTTCACACGCCAAACGTCGCTTTGGTAGTGAAATGAGAAGAATACTCGCCGTTTCGTGGTCGGGATTTGCAGTGAGGTGAACAAACTATTCATCTATACTCCCCTAAAAATGAGATATGCCACGGCGCCAAGTGAGAGCAATATCGCTAAGTAAAACCAGCTCACAGACCAAGAAACCGCAAGGCGCAACGTTGAAGCTGTTTCACTCATGAACGGTACTGCATTGAGGCTGTAGGCTTCAATTTCTTCACCGCGACGTACATGGTCATAGAGATTACGATAAGCGCGCTCTAGGCGGAGGTATTGTGCATCCATCAACCAGAAGATCAGCATCGGAACTATCGCAGCTACTGCATAGTAGGGGAAGGCTGTTCTACTGTTGCCATGACTGCCACTGCGGCACTACCAAACGTTGCCGCAAGCGCCTTCAATGTGAAGGAATTCGCGCCCATGCGGGAAATGACCCCTTGCAGCATTGTCAAATGTGCAATCCGGATGCTTTCATCTTGCGTTTGGTCTGGCGCCAATAGTCTATCCCTATCTTGTATGTCCGACTCGGTTATCAACAATATGTACCACACCCAAGTACAGGAACGAAAGAGGAACTCGTTGGGCTGTTTGGATTGAAGGACCACGCATCGCTCCGCCAGAAGCTAATGCCTACATCCGGTGACATGATGATCGACAGGACATGCCCCGGCTGCATCCCGCGAAATAGCATCCAGATCACTGCGGCGTACACCAGCTCAGAACGGGAGGCATAGTTCTTTCCGGGGGATTGCTGCCCGTCATGATGGCCTCGACCCATTCCGGCTCCGGCGGCAGAACTTCATAGAGATGATCGGGCAACCCTGCGTTTGCCGAGCAGCAAATCATGGTTCGGCTCGGAAAGACAACTTCTAACAGAAAAGTGGTGCCCCATGACGGACTCGAACCGCCGACCTTGTCCTTACGAAGGACCTGCTCTACCAGCTGAGCTAATGGGGCTACGCGACCGCCCGTTTAAACGCAACGGGCGGCCCCTTCAAGGCAGATTCAGAACGGAATCTCGTCGTCGCCATCATGCGTAGCCAAGCTGGCAAGAATCTCATCCTCAGACGGCTCGTCACTCTCTGCGTTTGCGATGAAAAACCAGTCACCACGGTCACGGTTCATCTTCCATGGGATGGCGCGAAGATTCCAAGGCACATGCAATCCGCAGATGACCTGCTCGCCCGCCTTGTTCTTGCCCACGAGTTGAACCATGTGATCCACCTCATGCGGAATGCCTGTCGCTATGTGCAGCGCCTCTGCGGCATCGTAGATTTCAAGAATCTGCTTCTTCTGCTCAACGAAGAGTTTTTCAACGAACTACGCCGATTGTGTTGAACAAACTTCCCAACTGAGTTGGATGAGCCAATTTTGCGGGAAGATATTCTGGTGAGGCGGCGAATTCCTTTGGTTTTTGGCTAATCGTAGGTCGAGTAGGAATAATGTTTTGCATTTTGTAGGACGCAGAGCGCCACAGGGAATTTTTCAACACAATCCGCCCAATTCGATAACGTAGCAAGCCAAAGAACGGATTCAGTTTGGGTCTGCTATTGACGCTCAGATTCCTATGAAATATGTCGTCATCCTACTGGGCGGGCGTTGTGTAGTGGTAAGACCTTAGCCTTCCAAGCTAATGACGCGGGTTCGATTCCCGCCGCCCGCTCCAGACCTCTTCGTTAGTTGCAAATACACGCTATCGCGCTGGCTGCATCGCCAGTTCCCTTTTCTCATCGCGTTTGAAAAACACGTAGTAAAAGACCGGCGCGGCCACCAATGTCAGGACGGATGCGAACGCCAAGCCGCCCATGATCGTCACCGACATCGACACGAAGAACGCGTCTGACAGCAGGGGTGCCATGCCAAGGATCGTGGTCACGGCGGCCAAAACAACGGGGCGCACCCGTGACGCCGACGCCTCGATAATCGCCGGTCGCAGGGGCACACCTTCAGCCCGGACAAGGTCGATTTCCTCGACCAGAACGATGCCGTTCTTGATCAACATGCCCGACAAGCTCAGAAGGCCAAGCAGGGCTGTGAAGCTGAACGGAAGACCAGTGCCCAACAGGCCAACCACCACACCGTTCACCGACATCGGCACAAGAAGCCAGATGATGATCGGCTGTCTGATCGCGTTGAACAACAGGATCGAGATCATCACCATGATCAGCGCACTCAGCGGCAGTTGCGCACCGAGGCTTGCCTGCGCTTTCGAGGCGTTTTCGAACTCGCCCCCCCATTCCATCGTGTATCCCGAAGGCAGCGGGATCGCCTCGACCGCAGACCGGATTTCGGTATGGGCCTGCGCGGCGGTTACGTCCGTCGCCACATCGGCCCCGACCGACATCGTCGGCACCCTGTTGCGCCGCTGGACCAATGTGTTTTCGACTCGATAATCAAAGCCCTCGATCAATTGCTCAATCGGCAGATAGGTGCCCGTGATTGGCGAGAACACAAGCTGGTCGTTCAGATTGAATTCTTCCGGTTGTGGGCGGCGCATGATGATCGGGATCTGTCTTTCCCGCTCGCGATACACCCCCGCGCGCAAACCGTCGGTCGCATAAAGAAGTGATGCCGCCACGTCGTCACGGTTGATCCCTGCCGTCTGCGCGCGCTGGGTGGCATAAACCGGCTCGATCACCAGTTCCTGCTCGCGCCAATCGGTGCGCAGGTTCAGAAGATTGTCGGAACTGTCGGCCATGACCTGCATGGCCTGATCCGCCAGATCGCGCAACACGGACGGATCACCCCCCGAAAAACGCACTTGGATTGGATCACCGCCGCCGGGGCCAAAGACAAGCCGCTGAACACGGAACTCAGCTTCGGGGAAGTTTTCCTTCCCGAAGGTTTCCAGCCGGGCGTGGATGTCCGGAATATCTTCCAAAGCGTTGGTGCGGATGATCAGGTGCCCATAGCTTTGATTGTCCTTGCCACCGTCATAGGTCAGCATGAACCTTACCGCACCACGCCCGGCATAGGAAGCAACCGAGGTGACATTCTGCTCGTTCAACAACCAGTCTTCCATCACCTCAAGATCGTCCGAAACCTGCTGAATCGAACTGCCCTGCGGCAGCTTGTAATAGACGAAGAACAGCGGAGTGTTCGAGTTTGGGAAGAACTGCTGTTTCACCGATCCAAAACCGACAAAGCAGACCATCGTGATGGCAACCAGCCCTGCAATCACCGGCCAGCGGAAGGTCAGGGATTTATCCAGGATCTTCTTGTAGAGCACAAAAAACCGGCCGGAATAGGCATCCGCCGCGTCTTGATTGCTGACCTTGAACAGGTAATGGCCCAGCAGCGGTGTCACCGTCAGCGCCAAAACCCAGGACAGCAACAGCGAGATACCGATCACCGCGAACAGCGAGAACAGGAATTCGCCAGTGGAATCCGGCGACAAACCAATCCCGGCAAAGGCCATGATCCCGATCACTGTGGCTCCGAGAAGCGGAATCTGGGTTTTCTTGGCAGCGTCATCCGCCGCCGCAAGCGAACTGCGCCCCCTGAGCATCGAGATTTGCATCCCTTCGGCGACAACAATCGCGTTGTCCACCAGCATCCCCATCGCAATGATCAGCGCGCCCAGCGAAATCCGCTCCATCTCGATCGAGAAGATCGCCATGAACAGAAGCGTGCCAACGACGGTCAGCAAAAGCGTTGCCCCGATGACAATGGCCGCCCGCCACCCCATGAACGCGCCCAAAACGACGATCACGATGCCGACCGACATGGCGAGGTTCTTCAGAAAGTCGTTCGAACTTTGCTCGACAACCAGATGCTGCTGATAGATGGGATGCAATTCGATCCCGTACGGGATGTCGGCAGACAATTGGGCCAGACGCGCGTCAACGCGATGTCCAACCTTCACGATGTCTTCTGTGTCCAACCCTGCAATGCCAATTGTGAACGCCTCTTCCCCATTAAACCGAATGATCTGATCGGGCGTCGCCACCCGTTCTCGGCTGACTTTTGCAACATCGGCAACGTTGAACAGCTGCCCATTCACCCCAATGCTGAGAGAGGCGATATCGGACACGGTTTCCGATCCTTCGGGTGCCTGGAACATCAATCGTGCGCCGTCCTTGTTCAGCGACCCGGCAGAGGTCACGGAATTGGCGGACGACACCGCGCCTATGATTGCAGCTGGCGGTATCCCCTGATTGACCGACAAGGTCATGTCAGGTTCGATATAAATTGCTTCTTCGGGGATGCCTGACAAATCAACATCGGCCACCCCGTCAACGACAAGAAGCTCGCGCCTCAGATAAGTGCCGAGATCATATTTTTCGGCATCCGTGAAGCCGGGGGCGGTGACGGCGTAATACAAGCCGAATACATCCCCGAAACTGTCATTCACGAAGGGCGGAAGGGCGTTGTCGGGCAGTTGTCGCGATGTGTCACGCACGCGTGCACGAAGACGGGTCCAAATGTCAGGCAATGCCTCGGCTGGATAGGTGGATTTGATCTCAACATCTATCCGGCTTTCACCGGGACGGTTGGTCGATGTGATCTTCTCGACCTCTTCCATCTTCTGAAGTGCGCTTTCCAGCGGTTCAGATACCTCGGTCGCGACCTGCGCGGCAGTGGCGCCCGGGTATTGCGTGACGACGACGGCCTGTTTGATGGTAAAGGCCGGGTCTTCCAGGCGGCCAAGATTCAGAAACCCCCAGATGCCGCCCAACAGCATGGTAAGGATGATCAGCCATGTATAGAGCGGCTTCTCGATCGAGGCGCGTGCGATATTCGGCATGTCAGCCCCCTTAGTTTGCGAAACCGGTAAAGCGGCGCACCGCGTCACCATCCCGCAGCGCCGATGCACCCGCTGCCACGATCACGTCGCCCGCCGAAAGACCGGACAACAATTCGAAATCACCATTGGGCGCGGGCTTGACCGTCACCGGGGTCGCGCTGACTGTGCCGGCGTCGCCGTCACCTGCCACGAAGCGCATGACGGACAGCGCCCCGTCGGGGGCCGCGACAATCGCAGTCGAGGGGATCAGGATACCGGGATTTTCGTGTGCCGCCGACACCCGCACGTTCACCGATGATCCGGGCAGAACATTCAGGTCCTCCCGCGGTGCCATGCCCAAGGTCAGGCGATAGGTCTGACCGGCCTCGGCGGCCTCGGCGTTGAATTCACGGATTGCGACCGGAAACGGCGTGTCATGGGCCGGAAACTCGGCCACGAACTGCACATTCTTTTCTTTCGACGCTGTTTGGAACAGGATTTCGGGCACGTCGATCTCGATCCGGATTTCGCTCATGTCATGCAGACGCACAACAGGCGTGCCAGCACTGATCGTGACGTAATTGTCGACATCCCGCGCCGCGACAAGCGCGTCGAACGGGGCGTAAAGCGTAGCGTTGTTCAGGTTTCTCTCGGCCTGCCTGAACGCGATATCAGCCAAGCTCAGCTGCGTCGTCGCATCGTCCAGGGCCACCTGACTGACGGTGTTTCCCCGCAGCTTGGTCAAACGATCCAGTGTCCGTTCCGCCAGATCTTTCTGCACAGCCGCTTGTTCCAGCGCCAACGAAAACTGTTCCTGATCCAACTGCGCCAGCAAATCACCTTCAGAAACCAATTGCCCTTCGATCACCGGAAACTCGACGATCTGACCTCCCACCTGGAAGGCCATATCAACACTTTGTCGCGCGACCACCTTGCCGAAAAAAACGCGGCTTAAAGTGTCATCATCTGCTGCGACCGTCATAAGTTTCACGGGTTTGACGGCA contains the following coding sequences:
- a CDS encoding COG4223 family protein codes for the protein MAKSRKPAKDTPEMVEDAVVVDEPKTDEPETVNKVTEPDAPDQAPDEQEKSEGGGRDADAEDATTDTDTPDQIAKDTPSAQAAPTAAPGGSTFLPLLLGGAVAAALGFGAARYPDQWPFASQPDVDPIEIKLTDLGDRVSGIEEVTAAQSATLTDLQDATGLDQLRGEMTGQLNQLRVQYESMSEKLTELENRIVTVEKLPQGSGMEAAAAAAAAYERELQQMRQMLDAELERIGNAQDQAQTLEVSAAEAAKAAAARAAMSRVLAALESGQPYGDALFDLTENAGLDAPDALSAYAETGIVTLATLQARFPEAARDALDASIRAAVADGQMDRVTAFFRTQLGARSLEPQEGDDPDAILSRAEAALKDGRIAAALTELEALPDAGKPALDAWIEQAAARKDALEAAQALAQQVNSN
- a CDS encoding heme biosynthesis protein HemY, translating into MLWSLFKIILFVTAIALLTLGAGFLMETEGGIRIAIGATEYNLEPLQAVIAAVVLVVAIWLAIIVLGLIVAFIRFVNGDETAISRYFDRSRERKGYEALAEGMIALASGEGSTAMSKASRAEKYLHRPELTNLLTAQAAEMTGDKRKADEVYRRLLKDERTQFVGVRGIMKQKLAEGDTETAMKLAQKAFALKPRHTETQDVLLGLQARHNDWSGARKTLGAKLKYGDLPRDVHKRRDAVLALSEAKGVLNEGNDIKAREAAIEANRLSPDLVPAAVMAARTYIEQGKPRYASRVLVKAWSAQPHPDIAAAFAEIVPDETPADRLVRFRALTKHRDGDPETRMLLTELNIAAEDYAEARKALGDLPDALPSQRALTLLAAIERGEGADDQTVRALLARAVTAPRGPQWVCENCNHVHAAWTPICDGCQGFDTLAWKPAPETDHAMQGGAEMLPMIVGAADAGDDTAELLDPDDGQEDDVLEAELLDADATPDGDASKT
- a CDS encoding TIR domain-containing protein, with the translated sequence MNSLFTSLQIPTTKRRVFFSFHYQSDVWRVNQVRQSWRYNHEYSREAEGFYDGSIWERSKRTGPDSLKNLIREGIKNTSVTCVLVGSNTFERRWVRYEIARSVVKGNGLLAVGIHRMGNQQGYVSNEGPNPLDYMAVYKAGDSIRLAEFKNGKWVKYDDYTQPVTLPATWIKPHDTNVIRLSRYAGRYCYKEQLGSTNFSSWVRQAAADVGR